DNA from Cryomorphaceae bacterium:
GCATATTTGCGCTGGCAAACAATTTGCCCATCGCGGGCATGCGGTATTTTAAACATCGGAATATGGCGAAGAAGAAAAAAGAAACAGCTCCTGAACAGGAAGTAGAGAATTCTGAAAACGTGGAAAATAAAGTAACTGAGGCCGCGGTTGAAGAGGCGCCCGAACAAAGCCCGGAACAAAGTCGTGAAGAAAAACTGGAAGCCGAACTGGCAGCCGTCAACGATAAATACCTGCGACTTTATGCCGAATTTGACAACTATCGCCGCCGTACAGCTAAACAGCAACTCGACATGCAGCGAACGGCGTCCGGAGAGGCCATCAAAACCATCCTGCCTGTGCTCGATGACTTTGAGCGCGCCATTGAATCCAACCGGGAAACCGACGATGCAACCGCGCTTAAACAAGGCTTTGAGTTGATTTACAATAAATTCAAAGTGAGTCTGGAAAAAAGCGGACTTAAAGAGATAGAAGCGAAAGGCGAGCCCTTCAATACCGACTTACACGAGGCCATCACCAACATTCCCGCTCCATCAGACGACCTGAAAGGCAAGGTGGTAGATGTAGTGGAAAAAGGATACTTCCTCAACGATCACGTGCTGCGTTTCAGCAAAGTGGTGGTAGGACAATAAGCACAGCATGGCGAAAAGAGACTTCTACGAAG
Protein-coding regions in this window:
- the grpE gene encoding nucleotide exchange factor GrpE; the encoded protein is MAKKKKETAPEQEVENSENVENKVTEAAVEEAPEQSPEQSREEKLEAELAAVNDKYLRLYAEFDNYRRRTAKQQLDMQRTASGEAIKTILPVLDDFERAIESNRETDDATALKQGFELIYNKFKVSLEKSGLKEIEAKGEPFNTDLHEAITNIPAPSDDLKGKVVDVVEKGYFLNDHVLRFSKVVVGQ